In Humulus lupulus chromosome 7, drHumLupu1.1, whole genome shotgun sequence, the following are encoded in one genomic region:
- the LOC133790802 gene encoding uncharacterized protein LOC133790802 has product MYSQIIGNTLCKKNSEIIFSLSCFCHHGSQFVPSQYRSIFSTAQLQSSWVNKIKGVFTGQKSSQEGAQISSESFTLLRFAEELSKTRKVGAFKQYIVGRSSEATFAEAFEKQEAVIRCLGGFDPTGDNLQLSHKKEAAKLCNCTITDVENALAKFTWAKEAQRKIESLQKEGKPMPKSLAEVQKLMGSTPLDIAKSNLAKSGQISRNALCPCGSKKRYKWCCGKN; this is encoded by the exons ATGTATTCACAAATCATTGGCAACACTTTGTGCAAGAAAAATTCTGAAATTATTTTTTCTCTATCTTGCTTCTGCCACCATGGATCTCAGTTTGTTCCATCACAGTATCGATCAATATTCTCAACAGCGCAGCTACAAAGTTCATGGGTGAACAAGATCAAAGGAGTCTTCACTGGCCAAAAGAGCTCTCAAGAAGGAGCTCAAATCAGCTCCGAGTCATTCACTCTTCTCC GTTTTGCGGAGGAGTTGAGTAAAACAAGAAAAGTAGGGGCCTTTAAGCAGTATATAGTAGGTAGAAGCAGTGAAGCGACATTTGCTGAGGCTTTTGAGAAACAAGAAGCTGTAATTCGATGTCTTGGAGGGTTTGATCCCACTGGTGAT AATCTCCAACTCAGTCATAAGAAAGAGGCAGCAAAACTCTGTAATTGCACAATTACTGATGTTGAGAATGCTCTGGCAAAGTTTACATGGGCTAAAGAAGCACAAAGGAAGATAGAAAGTTTACAAAAAGAAGGGAAGCCAATGCCAAAGAGTCTTGCTGAG GTGCAAAAGCTGATGGGATCTACACCATTAGATATTGCCAAGTCTAATTTGGCCAAGAGTGGACAAATAAGTAGGAATGCCCTTTGCCCATGTGGTTCTAAGAAGAGATATAAATG GTGCTGCGGGAAGAATTAA